Genomic DNA from Desulfuromonas sp. TF:
GAGGTTGCGGCCGGAATCGATGCCGATCTCGTCGTCAACGTCCAGGGGGATGAACCTCTGATTGACCCAAGGATGATCGACCAGGCCGTGGCGCCGCTGAAATGGGGCCCCGGCATCGCCATGGGCACCCTCAAGGCCCCCATCGATTCTATCGAGGAATATCTGAATCCCAATGTGGTCAAGGTGGTTACCGACCGGCAGGGGTTCGCACTCTATTTTTCCCGGGCCCCCATCCCCCATCCACGGGACTTCGCCGCCGATCTCGAATCCCATTTCTCCCAGATCGAGGTCTACAAACACATCGGTCTCTATGTCTACCGTCGAGACTTTCTTCTTACCTATCCAAAGCTCTCAGCCACGGTTCTGGAACAGCTGGAAAA
This window encodes:
- the kdsB gene encoding 3-deoxy-manno-octulosonate cytidylyltransferase; the protein is MRVTAVIPARYASTRFPGKPLVDILGKPMIQWVYERTALSQSVNRVIVATDDERIRRAVEGFGGEVRMTRPDHPTGTDRLAEVAAGIDADLVVNVQGDEPLIDPRMIDQAVAPLKWGPGIAMGTLKAPIDSIEEYLNPNVVKVVTDRQGFALYFSRAPIPHPRDFAADLESHFSQIEVYKHIGLYVYRRDFLLTYPKLSATVLEQLEKLEQLRALEHGFRIKVANTRLTSQGVDTPEDLERVRTLLEATGR